The Gadus macrocephalus chromosome 20, ASM3116895v1 genome includes a region encoding these proteins:
- the LOC132448241 gene encoding anosmin-1, translating into MFLPPPVPPLIAVLLSVPDSSLSRYHVQWSPEFCSHNESRGPEKSVTQENFINLQDLLFSCKYKVTVQVLKPKRRSKDESTTFLTPSCATIRSKTHKHVPCPGEGGPAHPKVLAKPENLTAAFSISDGNITGSFVWRVSRLAPHQPITGFQVTWAEVTTESRQNSLPNSIISQSQVLPPDHSMLVVSSLRPATFYRLEVQVITTGGEGPATVKTFQTPGVLPALQHRPRLRQHHAPHHQKPSVERH; encoded by the exons AtgttcctcccccctcccgtccCCCCCCTGATCgccgtcctcctctctgttccagacTCCTCCCTCAGCCGGTACCACGTCCAGTGGAGCCCCGAGTTCTGCAGCCACAACGAGAGCCGGGGGCCCGAGAAGTCCGTCACGCAG GAGAACTTCATCAACCTCCAGGACCTGCTGTTCTCCTGCAAGTACAAGGTGACGGTGCAGGTGCTGAAGCCCAAGAGACGCTCCAAGGACGAGAGCACCACCTTCCTCACCCCGTCCTGCGCCACCATCCGCAGCAAGACCCACAAGCACGTCCCCTGtccgggggagggag gcccGGCTCACCCCAAGGTTCTGGCGAAGCCCGAGAATCTGACCGCCGCGTTCTCCATCAGCGACGGGAACATCACCGGCAGCTTCGTGTGGCGCGTGTCCAGGCTGGCGCCCCATCAGCCAATCACGGGCTTCCAGGTCACCTGGGCGGAAGTCACCACCGAGAGCCGACAGAACAGCCTCCCCAACAGCATCATCTCCCAGTCCCAGGTCCTTCCACCA GATCACAGCATGCTGGTGGTCTCCAGCCTGCGACCGGCCACCTTCTACCGGCTGGAGGTGCAGGTGATCACCACCGGCGGCGAGGGCCCCGCCACCGTCAAGACCTTCCAGACCCCCGGCGTCCTGCCCGCCCTGCAGCACA GGCCCCGACTCCGACAGCACCACGCCCCCCACCACCAGAAGCCGTCGGTAGAGAGACACTGA
- the LOC132448246 gene encoding immunoglobulin superfamily member 2-like, with translation MYLPSSPEREIRIVSTAQQNYAYAVYAQRVNAKEISVERLSRDSALLHIAKVTALDQGLFECYTPNTDGQYLGSYSARTNLTGESPALPVPERTPAC, from the coding sequence ATGTACCTGCCGTCGTCGCCGGAGCGCGAGATCCGCATCGTCAGCACGGCGCAGCAGAACTACGCCTACGCCGTCTACGCCCAGCGGGTCAACGCCAAGGAGATCTCCGTGGAGAGGCTGAGCCGCGACTCCGCCCTGCTGCACATCGCCAAGGTGACGGCGCTGGACCAGGGGCTGTTTGAGTGCTACACGCCCAACACGGACGGCCAGTACCTGGGATCCTACAGCGCCCGCACCAACCTCACAGGTGAGTCGCCGGCGCTCCCAGTGCCGGAGCGTACGCCGGCGTGTTAG